The sequence below is a genomic window from Candidatus Poribacteria bacterium.
TTTTCCCACCAATCTCGTTTTCCTTTTCTGCATTGAGATTATTGCGAATCGCAGTTTTTTCCATATAGACACTCTGAATCGCGCGTGTCGGGGCAATAAGTTTGGCGGTAAGAAACCCAGCGCGCGGTGCAATCAACACGGCAAGCACCCAGACAGTGAAGGCAACGATGAGTGCCGTCTTAGAGTTATCTAAGTAGGTGGAAATTACGGTCCCTATTGCAAAAAATACGCCGATGTAAAGCAGTGAGACGAGCGTCAAACTGAACACACGTAGGAAAATATCAGACTCGCCCAAGGGGAAACCTTGCGAGACAAGCAAGAGTAGACCTAACAAGAACGCGACCAGAAACGGAACAACAAACACGATATATCCACCAATGAGTTTGCTCCACAAGAACAAATCCCGCGGTAATGCGTTTGACAAGGTAATCCGAAGGGTTCCTGCTTCTCTTTCGCCCGCAACAGCATCAAATGTGAATAACAGTGCCAGCAAACTGAAAACAGTGCTGACGACAAACAGAAAATCGAGATTCCCTAAAGCAGAGGAGAGCGGAGCTTCTCCCAGGGACATTGAACCTTGTTTTACGCCGTTGCGTGTCATCCCAAGATAACTCGGAAGCGATTCCTCCAAACCCTTTGCAAACACGCTCAAAGGTGTCGGTTCAAGAAAAAGTTTAGAGACTTCCGTATCTGGGTCCGGAGCATCTGGCGGCTTTTCTTCAGATTCCGCGGTCGAGAGTTTAAGGGATTCCTGATAATTGACTTGATTTTGGAGGTAATTGCGATAATTGATGTGCAAGGTAAGCGGCACGAGCAAAAGACACATCACAAGGAGCACAACAAATCGGACGCTGAGAATATGATGCATCATCTCTTTTTGAACGAGCGTCGTTAACATCCAACATGCTCCTTATACTAATGAATAAAAGCTATGGCACTACGCGCCTAACAATTCAGTCTTGTATGCTTCAACTATTGCCTCTAAAACAGATTCGGGAATATCTTCTAACTGCGACGCTAATTCCTCTTCAACATTAACCATCAGGCTGTGGTCAAACGTCTCGCGTTCGGCACAAGGATCCAGATATTCACCGTGTGCCTCCAGTAAGACTGCCAGTCGTGCAGGGGTCAGACCTTCAGAGATACCGTGCAATCCCCATGCAGTACCGCGATAACCTTTCTCATAATCGGCACCGAGGTGTTTCTGTAGGATTTCTTCTCTTTCAGCACCTTGGGCACTACTATTTTCGAGTGCTTCTGCAGCAGCAATCGCACGCGGATCCAACTCCACTTGAAACGCTGTTGACGCATCTGCTGCTGCGACGGGATAGATTTTATAGTTTTCCATATTTTTAATTATTCAGTTTTTCCTATACGACTGCGGAAAGTCCGCCGTCAATATTGATCGCCGTTCCAGTGATGAATGATGCACATTCTGAGACAAGGAACGCAACGAGGTGACCCACCTCACTCGGTTCACCTAATCGTCCAAGTGGATGCTCTGCACCACGTTCCTCCCAGTATTCCTCAAGCGTTCCGGGTGAACCCGCGGCTTTCCAGGCACGCTCTCCTTGCGCACTTTTAATCGAGGTGAGACAGACCGTGTTAACCAATATTTTGTGAGATAAAAGTTCTTTGGAAAGTGCCTTCGTCAGAGCGATGCCAGCAGCTCGACTGACAGAGGTCGGGCAGGAACCCGCACTCGGCTGTTTGCCGCCCGGATGCGTGATATTGATAATCCTACCACCACCGTTGTTTTTCATGTGTGGGATCACCAATCGCGCACAGCGGACAGCACCCATTAACTTAAGGTCCAAGTCATCGTACCATACCTCGTCGCTTATAGTTTCAAAATCACCACCTGCTGAACGACCGGCGTTATTGACTAAAATGTCAATCTTTCCAAAGTGAGTCGCGGTTTGTCCGATAAAATTCTCCAACGTTTCTGGTATCGTTACGTCTGCCGGGATTGCGAGGACTTCACCACCGGTTTGGGCGCGAATATCTTCAGCGGCTTCCGCTAAGACGGTTTCGCGTCTCCCACAGATCGCAACGTTCGTGCCCTCTTCACACAGACGGAGCGCAATACCCTTGCCAATCCCTTCGCTGCCACCAGTGATGACAGCAACTTTTCCAGTTAATCCGAGTTCCATAATCACTCCTTATGTTTTTCTTCAATACAGCGCGTTTTACCACTGTTCAGGCTATCAGTGAAGATATTGCCCGCGGTACCGCCTTTAGCACATCGCTTGCAATGAGTCCATGCATCCCTAACGCCTCCGCGACGATGTCTCCCGCTAACCCATGTAAATAGACCCCAAGGACGGCTGCCGTTTCGCTTGAGAGTCCCTGTGCCATCAACCCCGCAATTATTCCGGTGAGCACATCCCCCATGCCGCCTGTCGCCATACCGGGATTACCAGTGGAATTAATCCACACATCTCCATTTGCCAACCCAGTGACGGTGGGTGCACCTTTAAATACAAGCGTTAGATTGTGTTCACTTGCAAACTGCTGTGCTGTACGGATCCTATCTGCTTCTAAATTTCGGACTGAACTGCTTGTTAATCGAGACATCTCACCCGGATGCGGTGTAAGGACTGCCTCTCCATCTAATAATGAGATAATTTCAGGGGCTTGCGCGATGGCATTCAACCCATCAGCATCCACAACCAACCTTAAGTTAAGTGCCTGTTCTCGATTCTCACGTACCAGTTGATGAACGAGCAGCACTGTATCGGGGTGTTGGGAAAGCCCAGGACCTATTGCGAGCACAGATTTCGTCTTTTCCGAGAATTCAAGAATGGCTGAGGTGGCGGATACAGATAGGCTGCCATCATTCGTTTCTGGCAGTGGAAGGGTCATTACTTCAGGCAAAAGACCTTCTAAAATTGGGTTCAAGTGTTTCGGAGCTGCCAGTGTTACCAACCCCGCGCCAGCGCGTAAAGTCGCCTCACTTGTGAGTGCAGCTGCGCCTGTCATACCTGTCGAGCCAGCAACGACGAGGACACGTCCGTAAGTTCCTTTGTGAGATGCAGGCGGACGAGACGGCACCCACTGTGATGCTTGTGCTATCGTTGTCCAGTTGACCTTGATACCTTGTGCATCTATAACCTGTTCTGGGAAACCGATGTCAACGATCTCCAACGTTCCAGCGAACTCAGCACCCGGATGTACCAACAATCCCCTTTTAGGCAAACCTATTGTTATCGTTCTATCTGCTCGGACACAAGTACCCAGCGGATTCCCAGTGTCCGCATCCAAACCAGAGGGCAGATCGACAGAGAGAATGGGTGTGTCGAGGCTATTGATGGCGTTAATAACAGTGGCGATTGGCTCGCGAACTGTCCCGCGTAGCCCCGTGCCGAAAATGGCATCCACAAAGAGTTCACAACTCGCTAAGGTAGTAGGCACAGTCCCTGTGCCGTAAAACTCAATTTGTAACCCTAAACGTTTCGCAATTTGAAGGTTAATCTCTGCTTCGCCGGTGAAACTATCTGGTGCGGAAACGAGAACAAGATGTACGTCGCGCCCTGCATGGACAAGTTGACGTGCAATAACCAAGCCATCGCCCCCGTTA
It includes:
- a CDS encoding NAD(P)H-hydrate dehydratase — encoded protein: MKVVTAAEMRQIDQNTIEGIGIPGIVLMETAGSAIVRAIEQHYPTCQQIGIFVGKGNNGGDGLVIARQLVHAGRDVHLVLVSAPDSFTGEAEINLQIAKRLGLQIEFYGTGTVPTTLASCELFVDAIFGTGLRGTVREPIATVINAINSLDTPILSVDLPSGLDADTGNPLGTCVRADRTITIGLPKRGLLVHPGAEFAGTLEIVDIGFPEQVIDAQGIKVNWTTIAQASQWVPSRPPASHKGTYGRVLVVAGSTGMTGAAALTSEATLRAGAGLVTLAAPKHLNPILEGLLPEVMTLPLPETNDGSLSVSATSAILEFSEKTKSVLAIGPGLSQHPDTVLLVHQLVRENREQALNLRLVVDADGLNAIAQAPEIISLLDGEAVLTPHPGEMSRLTSSSVRNLEADRIRTAQQFASEHNLTLVFKGAPTVTGLANGDVWINSTGNPGMATGGMGDVLTGIIAGLMAQGLSSETAAVLGVYLHGLAGDIVAEALGMHGLIASDVLKAVPRAISSLIA
- a CDS encoding SDR family oxidoreductase; amino-acid sequence: MELGLTGKVAVITGGSEGIGKGIALRLCEEGTNVAICGRRETVLAEAAEDIRAQTGGEVLAIPADVTIPETLENFIGQTATHFGKIDILVNNAGRSAGGDFETISDEVWYDDLDLKLMGAVRCARLVIPHMKNNGGGRIINITHPGGKQPSAGSCPTSVSRAAGIALTKALSKELLSHKILVNTVCLTSIKSAQGERAWKAAGSPGTLEEYWEERGAEHPLGRLGEPSEVGHLVAFLVSECASFITGTAINIDGGLSAVV
- a CDS encoding ABC transporter permease, whose product is MLTTLVQKEMMHHILSVRFVVLLVMCLLLVPLTLHINYRNYLQNQVNYQESLKLSTAESEEKPPDAPDPDTEVSKLFLEPTPLSVFAKGLEESLPSYLGMTRNGVKQGSMSLGEAPLSSALGNLDFLFVVSTVFSLLALLFTFDAVAGEREAGTLRITLSNALPRDLFLWSKLIGGYIVFVVPFLVAFLLGLLLLVSQGFPLGESDIFLRVFSLTLVSLLYIGVFFAIGTVISTYLDNSKTALIVAFTVWVLAVLIAPRAGFLTAKLIAPTRAIQSVYMEKTAIRNNLNAEKENEIGGKIIETLGTSINFNEDIKKIKELRAPIDAEYRQKFQEQVDKVEREYQREKKRQESVGENLSRITPTSSLIYLAMNLAQTGKIKRDTYFQTGTHYYVLLEEEHFSEIRDDQFATIARFTSKSPEPKKLAPPPDMAETSLSETVRHSMVDLLLLCFLAVMLTTVAFLKFFSLDI